The Glycine soja cultivar W05 chromosome 3, ASM419377v2, whole genome shotgun sequence genome window below encodes:
- the LOC114405731 gene encoding peroxidase 44-like — MKIKILYFYFILLPLAFADLKVGFYASSCPKAESIVKKVVQNRFNRDKSITAALLRMHFHDCAVRGCDASILINSTKANTAEKEAGANGSVRGYDLIDEAKKTLEAACPSTVSCADIITLATRDAVALSGGPQYDVPTGRRDGLVSNIDDVNIPGPNTPVSVTSQFFASKGITTQEMVTLFGAHTVGVAHCSFFDGRLSGAKPDPTMDPALNAKLVKLCSSRGDPATPLDQKSSFVFDNEFYEQILAKKGVLLIDQQLALDATTKGFVSDFAANGDKFQKGFANAIVKMGEIDVLVGNQGEIRRKCSVFNRN, encoded by the exons ATGAAGATCAAAATCCTCTACTTTTACTTCATACTTCTTCCCTTGGCATTCGCGGACTTGAAGGTTGGATTTTATGCATCCTCGTGCCCAAAAGCTGAGTCCATTGTGAAGAAAGTGGTGCAGAATCGATTCAATCGTGACAAATCCATTACTGCAGCCTTGCTTCGCATGCATTTCCATGACTGTGCTGTCAGA GGTTGTGATGCATCCATACTCATAAACTCTACCAAGGCCAACACGGCGGAGAAAGAAGCCGGAGCCAACGGCAGCGTCCGGGGCTACGACCTCATCGACGAAGCGAAGAAAACCCTAGAGGCAGCATGTCCTTCAACCGTGTCCTGTGCAGACATCATAACCCTAGCCACCCGAGACGCCGTGGCCTTATCCGGAGGACCCCAATACGACGTTCCGACGGGAAGACGCGACGGATTAGTCTCCAACATCGACGACGTCAACATTCCAGGACCCAACACTCCCGTGTCCGTGACATCACAGTTTTTCGCGAGCAAAGGCATAACAACACAGGAAATGGTGACCCTTTTCGGAGCACACACCGTTGGTGTCGCACATTGTAGTTTCTTTGATGGTAGACTCTCGGGGGCGAAACCTGACCCTACTATGGACCCTGCGTTGAATGCTAAGTTGGTGAAGTTGTGCAGCTCCAGAGGGGATCCTGCTACACCTTTGGATCAGAAGAGTTCTTTTGTTTTCGATAATGAGTTTTATGAGCAGATTCTTGCCAAGAAAGGGGTGCTTCTGATTGATCAGCAGCTTGCGTTGGATGCGACTACCAAAGGGTTTGTGTCGGATTTTGCTGCGAATGGGGATAAGTTTCAAAAGGGTTTCGCAAATGCGATTGTAAAGATGGGGGAGATTGATGTCCTGGTTGGAAATCAAGGTGAAATCCGCAGGAAATGCTCGGTTTTCAACCGCAACTAG